The proteins below are encoded in one region of Sander vitreus isolate 19-12246 chromosome 24, sanVit1, whole genome shotgun sequence:
- the LOC144512592 gene encoding insulin receptor substrate 2-like isoform X2 yields MASPPATGGHLLSNGTNGVKKYGYLRKQKHGHRRFFVLREPTERCPARLEYYESEKKWRNKSAAKRVITLDSCLCVNKRADAKHKHLIALYTKDEYFAVAADNEQEQESWYMVLTDLIAEGKMYDSPASTSSLVGFEEANYGLMTPAAAAYKEVWQVNLKSKGLGQIKNLTGVYRLCLSSRTISFVKLNSETAAVSLQLMNIRRCGHSDSFFFIEVGRSAVTGPGEFWMQAEDSVVAQNIHETILEAMKAMKELSEFRPRSKSQSASTNPISVPTRRNLNNLPPSQTGLVRRSRTDSMAATSPGRKFTSCRIRTASEGDGSVTRPVSMSISVNGSPTSPNSGKHLIRSHTLSSGRTCRMLESSSNLHHSRSMLVSNSPPGTSSPISMSPRMGASISTPDKARRPFSCSASISGSLSDTGFMLCDDYSSSPGEPRFLPLTRSDTPESLSSTPPSRDISDPCGYMTMEGGNGSRSAAGGDAVAYDKAYRKRTHSLTTPRQQRVVTPLSSASLDDYTLMMMAHGQNSHSASPKVCYPEDYGDVEIGSSRSSSSNLADDGYMPMTPGVAAQSGKVDNYVPMSPMCVSAPKQIVNPRVHPQAPANGGYKTNSPCSSSLEDNGYMRMWCSSKSSIESPDRHGEYMNMSPGNPPPLQTPPEYYLGLLAGEPASVRSTYQAGSLTLPAKLQASKNEESSQYVLMSPQSLRQRAGESDYYSMMQPSAAQTSPLSPTVPSPVRHGRAESLPYRGRLGRPNRLSLDTLRTLPSMNEHPLPGEPRSPGEYIKIDFSCARFSPPSIVSTEIQSSLGSSGGGPGRSSLTDYMNLELGSRSHKEADTPAEPLDTLPELSMCLVEDGVYHLDSEKGSQGDEVKNDYTEMTFGMTSSPPQLVPQNTASQSILERRLSLEDQGVPGGIGVFLLGATSSSAVDPNCSAKVIRANPQGRRRHSSETFSSTATVTPVFPSFARGDMVKRHSSVENISSRSSEGSDEEYGSPVNRQSSSGYPNGLNYIALNLLGNRDVEKCEDLAGFKSTSSCKGGINGLHSSPYVCLGFKEAATTAKD; encoded by the exons ATGGCAAGTCCTCCGGCGACGGGTGGACACCTGTTATCTAATGGGACGAACGGTGTGAAGAAGTACGGATACCTGAGGAAGCAGAAACACGGACACAGGCGCTTTTTTGTGCTCCGGGAGCCGACCGAGCGCTGCCCTGCCCGGCTCGAGTATTATGAAAGCGAGAAGAAATGGAGAAACAAGTCCGCCGCGAAACGGGTCATAACTTTGGACTCATGTCTGTGCGTAAACAAACGGGCCGACGCCAAACACAAGCACCTTATCGCCCTCTACACCAAGGACGAGTACTTCGCCGTGGCTGCAGACAACGAGCAGGAGCAGGAGAGCTGGTACATGGTGTTGACAGATCTAATAGCCGAGGGGAAAATGTACGACAGCCCCGCTTCCACCTCCTCTTTAGTGGGCTTTGAGGAAGCCAACTACGGACTCATGACTCCTGCAGCAGCTGCCTATAAAGAAGTATGGCAGGTCAACTTGAAATCCAAAGGCTTGGGTCAGATCAAGAACCTCACTGGAGTGTACAGGCTGTGTTTGTCCAGCCGGACCATCAGCTTTGTCAAACTGAACTCAGAAACAGCTGCTGTCAGTTTACAGCTCATGAACATCAGGAGATGTGGCCACTCAGACAGCTTCTTCTTCATAGAGGTGGGTCGCTCAGCGGTCACTGGGCCTGGGGAGTTCTGGATGCAGGCGGAGGACTCCGTGGTGGCACAGAACATCCATGAGACCATTCTTGAGGCCATGAAGGCCATGAAAGAGCTGTCTGAGTTCAGGCCGCGGAGCAAAAGCCAGTCCGCTAGCACTAACCCCATCTCTGTGCCCACACGACGGAACCTCAACAACCTCCCCCCCAGTCAGACGGGCCTGGTGAGGAGATCCAGAACAGATAGCATGGCAGCCACGTCCCCAGGGAGAAAGTTCACATCCTGTCGGATAAGAACGGCCAGCGAGGGGGACGGAAGCGTGACCCGGCCTGTGTCCATGTCCATATCTGTCAACGGGAGTCCCACCAGTCCAAACTCTGGGAAACACCTCATCAGGTCTCATACGCTCAGCAGTGGGCGCACCTGCAGGATGCTAGAGTCCTCCTCCAACCTGCATCATAGCCGGTCCATGCTGGTGTCCAACTCTCCACCGGGCACCTCCAGCCCCATCAGCATGTCTCCCAGAATGGGGGCTAGTATCTCCACTCCCGACAAAGCTAGGCGTCCTTTCAGCTGCAGCGCCTCCATCTCTGGCTCCCTCAGCGACACAGGCTTCATGCTGTGTGACGATTACAGCTCCAGCCCAGGGGAACCTAGATTCCTCCCCTTGACACGCAGTGACACCCCTGAATCTCTGTCCAGCACGCCTCCATCCCGTGACATCAGTGACCCTTGTGGCTACATGACAATGGAGGGGGGGAATGGCAGCAGGTCTGCGGCTGGCGGTGATGCTGTGGCATATGACAAGGCTTACAGGAAGCGGACGCACTCCCTCACCACACCACGTCAACAGAGGGTGGTGACGCCGCTATCCTCGGCCTCCCTGGATGACTACACACTCATGATGATGGCCCATGGACAGAACTCTCACTCTGCCTCTCCCAAAGTGTGTTACCCTGAGGATTATGGAGACGTTGAAATCGGTTCATCCAGGAGCTCCAGTAGTAACCTTGCCGATGATGGCTACATGCCAATGACGCCAGGTGTAGCAGCCCAATCTGGCAAGGTAGACAACTACGTGCCCATGAGCCCCATGTGTGTCTCAGCACCAAAGCAAATCGTGAACCCTAGGGTGCACCCTCAGGCGCCTGCCAACGGCGGCTACAAGACCAACTCCCCCTGCAGCAGCTCTCTGGAGGACAACGGCTACATGAGAATGTGGTGTAGCTCCAAATCCTCAATAGAGAGCCCAGACAGGCATGGTGAATACATGAACATGTCACCTGGAAACCCACCTCCACTCCAGACCCCCCCTGAATACTACTTGGGCCTGTTGGCTGGTGAACCTGCATCAGTGAGGTCAACTTACCAGGCTGGCTCTCTCACGCTCCCTGCTAAACTTCAGGCCTCCAAGAATGAGGAAAGCAGCCAGTATGTGTTGATGAGCCCTCAGAGTTTGAGGCAGAGGGCAGGGGAGTCAGACTATTATTCAATGATGCAGCCCAGTGCAGCTCAGACTTCACCACTGAGCCCCACTGTACCCTCCCCAGTCAGACACGGGCGGGCAGAGAGCCTGCCATACAGAGGAAGGCTCGGTAGGCCTAACAGGCTATCCCTGGACACCCTGAGGACCCTGCCCAGCATGAACGAACACCCCCTGCCCGGAGAACCCCGGAGCCCTGGGGAATACATTAAAATTGACTTCAGCTGCGCCAGATTCTCCCCACCCTCCATTGTATCCACAGAGATCCAGTCTTCACTGGGCTCCAGCGGTGGAGGCCCGGGGAGGTCCTCTCTGACAGACTACATGAACCTGGAGCTGGGCTCACGATCACACAAGGAGGCAGACACTCCCGCTGAGCCCTTGGACACACTCCCAGAGTTATCCATGTGCTTAGTCGAAGATGGAGTGTACCATCTGGATAGCGAGAAAGGGTCTCAGGGTGATGAGGTGAAAAACGATTACACTGAGATGACATTTGGCATGACCAGCTCGCCGCCACAGCTTGTTCCTCAGAACACTGCAAG CCAGAGTATCCTGGAGAGGAGGCTCTCTCTGGAGGACCAGGGAGTCCCAGGAGGCATTGGGGTCTTCCTCCTCGGGGCCACCTCTTCCTCCGCAGTGGACCCCAACTGCTCCGCCAAGGTGATCCGGGCCAATCCGCAGGGACGTCGGCGCCACAGCTCCGAGACCTTCTCTTCTACCGCCACCGTGACACCGGTCTTCCCTTCCTTCGCCCGCGGCGACATGGTGAAGAGACACAGCTCGGTAGAGAACATCTCATCCCGGAGCAGCGAGGGCTCCGACGAGGAGTACGGCAGCCCTGTGAACAGGCAGAGCTCGTCCGGCTACCCAAATGGGCTGAACTACATTGCCTTGAACCTGCTGGGCAACAGGGACGTGGAGAAATGCGAGGACCTGGCTGGCTTCAAATCCACCAGCAGCTGCAAAGGGGGTATCAATGGATTACACAGCTCACCATATGTCTGTTTGGGATTCAAGGAGGCTGCAACCACTGCCAAAG ACTGA
- the LOC144512592 gene encoding insulin receptor substrate 2-like isoform X1, producing the protein MASPPATGGHLLSNGTNGVKKYGYLRKQKHGHRRFFVLREPTERCPARLEYYESEKKWRNKSAAKRVITLDSCLCVNKRADAKHKHLIALYTKDEYFAVAADNEQEQESWYMVLTDLIAEGKMYDSPASTSSLVGFEEANYGLMTPAAAAYKEVWQVNLKSKGLGQIKNLTGVYRLCLSSRTISFVKLNSETAAVSLQLMNIRRCGHSDSFFFIEVGRSAVTGPGEFWMQAEDSVVAQNIHETILEAMKAMKELSEFRPRSKSQSASTNPISVPTRRNLNNLPPSQTGLVRRSRTDSMAATSPGRKFTSCRIRTASEGDGSVTRPVSMSISVNGSPTSPNSGKHLIRSHTLSSGRTCRMLESSSNLHHSRSMLVSNSPPGTSSPISMSPRMGASISTPDKARRPFSCSASISGSLSDTGFMLCDDYSSSPGEPRFLPLTRSDTPESLSSTPPSRDISDPCGYMTMEGGNGSRSAAGGDAVAYDKAYRKRTHSLTTPRQQRVVTPLSSASLDDYTLMMMAHGQNSHSASPKVCYPEDYGDVEIGSSRSSSSNLADDGYMPMTPGVAAQSGKVDNYVPMSPMCVSAPKQIVNPRVHPQAPANGGYKTNSPCSSSLEDNGYMRMWCSSKSSIESPDRHGEYMNMSPGNPPPLQTPPEYYLGLLAGEPASVRSTYQAGSLTLPAKLQASKNEESSQYVLMSPQSLRQRAGESDYYSMMQPSAAQTSPLSPTVPSPVRHGRAESLPYRGRLGRPNRLSLDTLRTLPSMNEHPLPGEPRSPGEYIKIDFSCARFSPPSIVSTEIQSSLGSSGGGPGRSSLTDYMNLELGSRSHKEADTPAEPLDTLPELSMCLVEDGVYHLDSEKGSQGDEVKNDYTEMTFGMTSSPPQLVPQNTASSQSILERRLSLEDQGVPGGIGVFLLGATSSSAVDPNCSAKVIRANPQGRRRHSSETFSSTATVTPVFPSFARGDMVKRHSSVENISSRSSEGSDEEYGSPVNRQSSSGYPNGLNYIALNLLGNRDVEKCEDLAGFKSTSSCKGGINGLHSSPYVCLGFKEAATTAKD; encoded by the exons ATGGCAAGTCCTCCGGCGACGGGTGGACACCTGTTATCTAATGGGACGAACGGTGTGAAGAAGTACGGATACCTGAGGAAGCAGAAACACGGACACAGGCGCTTTTTTGTGCTCCGGGAGCCGACCGAGCGCTGCCCTGCCCGGCTCGAGTATTATGAAAGCGAGAAGAAATGGAGAAACAAGTCCGCCGCGAAACGGGTCATAACTTTGGACTCATGTCTGTGCGTAAACAAACGGGCCGACGCCAAACACAAGCACCTTATCGCCCTCTACACCAAGGACGAGTACTTCGCCGTGGCTGCAGACAACGAGCAGGAGCAGGAGAGCTGGTACATGGTGTTGACAGATCTAATAGCCGAGGGGAAAATGTACGACAGCCCCGCTTCCACCTCCTCTTTAGTGGGCTTTGAGGAAGCCAACTACGGACTCATGACTCCTGCAGCAGCTGCCTATAAAGAAGTATGGCAGGTCAACTTGAAATCCAAAGGCTTGGGTCAGATCAAGAACCTCACTGGAGTGTACAGGCTGTGTTTGTCCAGCCGGACCATCAGCTTTGTCAAACTGAACTCAGAAACAGCTGCTGTCAGTTTACAGCTCATGAACATCAGGAGATGTGGCCACTCAGACAGCTTCTTCTTCATAGAGGTGGGTCGCTCAGCGGTCACTGGGCCTGGGGAGTTCTGGATGCAGGCGGAGGACTCCGTGGTGGCACAGAACATCCATGAGACCATTCTTGAGGCCATGAAGGCCATGAAAGAGCTGTCTGAGTTCAGGCCGCGGAGCAAAAGCCAGTCCGCTAGCACTAACCCCATCTCTGTGCCCACACGACGGAACCTCAACAACCTCCCCCCCAGTCAGACGGGCCTGGTGAGGAGATCCAGAACAGATAGCATGGCAGCCACGTCCCCAGGGAGAAAGTTCACATCCTGTCGGATAAGAACGGCCAGCGAGGGGGACGGAAGCGTGACCCGGCCTGTGTCCATGTCCATATCTGTCAACGGGAGTCCCACCAGTCCAAACTCTGGGAAACACCTCATCAGGTCTCATACGCTCAGCAGTGGGCGCACCTGCAGGATGCTAGAGTCCTCCTCCAACCTGCATCATAGCCGGTCCATGCTGGTGTCCAACTCTCCACCGGGCACCTCCAGCCCCATCAGCATGTCTCCCAGAATGGGGGCTAGTATCTCCACTCCCGACAAAGCTAGGCGTCCTTTCAGCTGCAGCGCCTCCATCTCTGGCTCCCTCAGCGACACAGGCTTCATGCTGTGTGACGATTACAGCTCCAGCCCAGGGGAACCTAGATTCCTCCCCTTGACACGCAGTGACACCCCTGAATCTCTGTCCAGCACGCCTCCATCCCGTGACATCAGTGACCCTTGTGGCTACATGACAATGGAGGGGGGGAATGGCAGCAGGTCTGCGGCTGGCGGTGATGCTGTGGCATATGACAAGGCTTACAGGAAGCGGACGCACTCCCTCACCACACCACGTCAACAGAGGGTGGTGACGCCGCTATCCTCGGCCTCCCTGGATGACTACACACTCATGATGATGGCCCATGGACAGAACTCTCACTCTGCCTCTCCCAAAGTGTGTTACCCTGAGGATTATGGAGACGTTGAAATCGGTTCATCCAGGAGCTCCAGTAGTAACCTTGCCGATGATGGCTACATGCCAATGACGCCAGGTGTAGCAGCCCAATCTGGCAAGGTAGACAACTACGTGCCCATGAGCCCCATGTGTGTCTCAGCACCAAAGCAAATCGTGAACCCTAGGGTGCACCCTCAGGCGCCTGCCAACGGCGGCTACAAGACCAACTCCCCCTGCAGCAGCTCTCTGGAGGACAACGGCTACATGAGAATGTGGTGTAGCTCCAAATCCTCAATAGAGAGCCCAGACAGGCATGGTGAATACATGAACATGTCACCTGGAAACCCACCTCCACTCCAGACCCCCCCTGAATACTACTTGGGCCTGTTGGCTGGTGAACCTGCATCAGTGAGGTCAACTTACCAGGCTGGCTCTCTCACGCTCCCTGCTAAACTTCAGGCCTCCAAGAATGAGGAAAGCAGCCAGTATGTGTTGATGAGCCCTCAGAGTTTGAGGCAGAGGGCAGGGGAGTCAGACTATTATTCAATGATGCAGCCCAGTGCAGCTCAGACTTCACCACTGAGCCCCACTGTACCCTCCCCAGTCAGACACGGGCGGGCAGAGAGCCTGCCATACAGAGGAAGGCTCGGTAGGCCTAACAGGCTATCCCTGGACACCCTGAGGACCCTGCCCAGCATGAACGAACACCCCCTGCCCGGAGAACCCCGGAGCCCTGGGGAATACATTAAAATTGACTTCAGCTGCGCCAGATTCTCCCCACCCTCCATTGTATCCACAGAGATCCAGTCTTCACTGGGCTCCAGCGGTGGAGGCCCGGGGAGGTCCTCTCTGACAGACTACATGAACCTGGAGCTGGGCTCACGATCACACAAGGAGGCAGACACTCCCGCTGAGCCCTTGGACACACTCCCAGAGTTATCCATGTGCTTAGTCGAAGATGGAGTGTACCATCTGGATAGCGAGAAAGGGTCTCAGGGTGATGAGGTGAAAAACGATTACACTGAGATGACATTTGGCATGACCAGCTCGCCGCCACAGCTTGTTCCTCAGAACACTGCAAG CAGCCAGAGTATCCTGGAGAGGAGGCTCTCTCTGGAGGACCAGGGAGTCCCAGGAGGCATTGGGGTCTTCCTCCTCGGGGCCACCTCTTCCTCCGCAGTGGACCCCAACTGCTCCGCCAAGGTGATCCGGGCCAATCCGCAGGGACGTCGGCGCCACAGCTCCGAGACCTTCTCTTCTACCGCCACCGTGACACCGGTCTTCCCTTCCTTCGCCCGCGGCGACATGGTGAAGAGACACAGCTCGGTAGAGAACATCTCATCCCGGAGCAGCGAGGGCTCCGACGAGGAGTACGGCAGCCCTGTGAACAGGCAGAGCTCGTCCGGCTACCCAAATGGGCTGAACTACATTGCCTTGAACCTGCTGGGCAACAGGGACGTGGAGAAATGCGAGGACCTGGCTGGCTTCAAATCCACCAGCAGCTGCAAAGGGGGTATCAATGGATTACACAGCTCACCATATGTCTGTTTGGGATTCAAGGAGGCTGCAACCACTGCCAAAG ACTGA